In Halarcobacter bivalviorum, a genomic segment contains:
- a CDS encoding NAD(+)/NADH kinase, with amino-acid sequence MKLTRSAKKLEKKSKAGIILKPDSPEIEKEYYEIVDYFKAHNIETFVEERSSKMLNISGGLKLEELCKKVDFLVSVGGDGTLLSVVRNSFEFNIPILGIHLGTLGFLTDIVYEELPKFLIDFMNNNYRIDNRMLVECQVNNKSFVAFNDIVISRKTVSSMIKIKAKINGSSFNNYYGDGVIISTPTGSTAYNLSVGGPVVYPLTEAFIITPVAPHSLTQRPLVMPADIEIEFKIKDEQGAILLIDGQDTYEVDNEAVIKVTIAKQKAKLIHRTKRNFFEVLNDKLQWGN; translated from the coding sequence TTGAAACTTACAAGAAGTGCAAAAAAACTCGAAAAAAAGAGTAAAGCAGGGATTATATTAAAACCTGATTCTCCAGAAATTGAAAAAGAGTATTATGAAATAGTTGACTATTTTAAAGCTCATAATATAGAGACATTTGTAGAAGAAAGAAGTTCTAAGATGTTGAATATTAGTGGGGGTTTAAAATTAGAAGAACTATGTAAAAAAGTGGACTTTTTAGTATCAGTTGGAGGAGATGGAACACTATTATCAGTAGTTCGTAACTCATTTGAATTTAATATTCCTATACTTGGTATTCATTTAGGAACATTAGGTTTTCTTACGGATATTGTTTATGAAGAACTTCCAAAATTTTTAATTGATTTTATGAATAATAACTATAGAATTGATAATAGAATGTTAGTAGAGTGTCAAGTAAATAATAAATCTTTTGTAGCTTTTAATGATATTGTAATTTCAAGAAAAACTGTATCTTCTATGATTAAAATTAAAGCAAAAATAAATGGCTCATCTTTTAATAACTATTATGGAGATGGAGTTATTATTTCAACACCAACTGGTTCAACTGCTTATAACTTATCTGTTGGTGGTCCAGTTGTTTATCCTTTAACTGAAGCTTTTATTATTACTCCTGTTGCACCACATAGCCTTACTCAAAGACCTCTTGTAATGCCAGCAGATATAGAAATAGAATTTAAAATAAAAGATGAACAAGGTGCTATCTTACTTATTGATGGACAAGATACTTATGAAGTAGATAATGAAGCAGTTATTAAAGTAACTATTGCAAAACAAAAAGCAAAGTTAATTCATAGAACAAAAAGAAACTTCTTTGAAGTTTTAAATGATAAATTACAGTGGGGTAATTAA
- a CDS encoding AAA family ATPase — MIERIYLKDFLSFDEVEMELDKGLVIFTGPSGAGKSVLMQSILSLFAITESKASLGEVSLINSNIEDEVYDISKDDEIIIKQIKKDKVRYFLNAQTISKKNLNGFSKKLIKHLHLKDTSDFDSKKLISFLDSLCAKKNKEYSKLKEQFDIEYKELERTRKELKKIIEDESKLEDLKEFAKFEIEKIESINPKVDEFEELDSIKKKLSRKEKIEEAIKLASPIFDYTTHVNKALELLDEDSTFFDESLNELNNIFEKFNDSLYELEELDIETVLDRLEKLAGLQKRFGSIEEAIAYKEEKQKELDSYENISFEKSQLEKNLKKLEESIFKLVEEISLFRKESVKILEEKINHYLKYLYLSNANIKLNKKELDSTGIDEVEFELNGVNLETISSGEFNRLRLALLTSISEFEIVNNGILFLDEIDANLSGKESSAIATVLEKLSQNYQIFAISHQPQLTSTADIHFLVDKKDGVSSVKKLDDKARVDEIARMISGADITEDAYTFAKNLLEKRVSL, encoded by the coding sequence ATGATTGAAAGAATTTATTTAAAAGATTTTTTATCATTTGATGAAGTAGAGATGGAACTTGATAAAGGTTTAGTCATTTTTACAGGACCTAGTGGAGCTGGAAAATCAGTTTTAATGCAATCAATTTTATCTCTATTTGCTATTACTGAGAGTAAAGCAAGTTTGGGAGAAGTTTCATTAATAAATAGCAATATAGAAGATGAAGTATATGATATTTCAAAAGATGATGAGATTATAATTAAACAGATAAAAAAAGATAAAGTAAGATATTTTTTAAATGCTCAAACTATCTCAAAAAAGAATTTAAATGGCTTTTCAAAGAAGTTAATTAAACATCTTCATTTAAAAGATACAAGTGATTTTGATAGTAAAAAATTAATCTCTTTTCTTGATTCTTTATGTGCAAAAAAAAATAAAGAGTATTCAAAATTAAAAGAACAATTTGATATAGAGTATAAAGAGTTAGAAAGAACAAGAAAAGAGCTAAAAAAAATAATTGAGGATGAATCAAAACTTGAAGATTTAAAAGAGTTTGCAAAGTTTGAAATTGAAAAAATAGAAAGTATTAATCCTAAAGTAGATGAGTTTGAAGAGCTAGATTCTATAAAAAAGAAGTTATCAAGAAAAGAGAAAATAGAAGAAGCGATTAAATTAGCAAGTCCAATCTTTGATTATACAACTCATGTAAATAAAGCTTTAGAACTTTTAGATGAAGATTCAACATTTTTTGATGAGAGTTTAAATGAGTTAAATAATATCTTTGAAAAGTTCAATGACTCTTTATATGAGTTAGAAGAGTTAGATATTGAGACAGTATTAGATAGATTAGAAAAACTAGCTGGACTACAAAAAAGATTTGGTTCTATAGAAGAAGCAATTGCATATAAAGAAGAGAAGCAAAAAGAGTTAGACTCTTATGAGAATATCTCTTTTGAAAAATCTCAATTAGAAAAAAATCTTAAAAAATTAGAAGAGAGTATTTTTAAATTAGTAGAAGAAATTTCACTTTTTAGAAAAGAGTCTGTAAAGATTTTAGAAGAGAAAATAAATCATTATTTAAAATATTTATATCTTTCAAATGCAAATATAAAATTAAATAAAAAAGAGTTAGATTCAACAGGTATTGATGAAGTAGAATTTGAACTAAATGGAGTTAATCTTGAAACAATCAGTAGTGGAGAATTTAATAGGTTAAGACTTGCTCTTTTAACTTCAATTAGTGAGTTTGAGATAGTAAATAATGGAATACTATTTTTAGATGAAATTGATGCAAACTTAAGTGGAAAAGAGAGTTCAGCAATTGCAACTGTTTTAGAAAAACTTTCACAAAATTATCAAATCTTTGCTATTTCTCATCAACCACAATTAACATCAACTGCTGATATTCATTTCTTAGTTGATAAAAAAGATGGTGTTTCTAGTGTAAAAAAACTTGATGATAAAGCAAGAGTAGATGAGATTGCAAGAATGATAAGTGGGGCAGATATAACTGAAGATGCTTATACCTTTGCTAAGAATTTATTAGAAAAAAGAGTTAGTCTATAA
- the fusA gene encoding elongation factor G, producing the protein MARKTPLSKVRNIGIAAHIDAGKTTTTERILFYTGVSHKIGEVHEGAATMDWMEQEQERGITITSAATTCFWNHPKTNEQLQVNIIDTPGHVDFTIEVERSMRVLDGAVAVFCSVGGVQPQSETVWRQANKYGVPRIIYVNKMDRTGANFFNVEKQVSERLKANPVPIQIPIGAEDEFKGVIDLVKMKAIVWDDDAAMGSAYSEEEIPAELLEQAEEYREKMVEAAAESDEALMEKYFEDGDLSEDEIIAGIKKQTLAMAITPMVCGTSFKNKGVQTLLDAVALYLPAPTEVADIKGETQDGDAVIVPSTDEGEVAALAFKIMTDPFVGQLTFTRVYRGVLESGTYVMNSTKMKKERIGRLLKMHANNREEITQLFAGEIGAVVGLKTTITGDTLASEKDPVILERMDFPDPVISVAVEPKTKADQEKMGIALGKLAEEDPSFRVNTDEESGQTIISGMGELHLEILVDRMKREFKVEAEVGAPQVAYRETIKNAVKQEYKYAKQSGGKGQYGHVFLDIKPLPAGSEDNYKFNNEIKGGVVPKEYIPAVQKGCEEAMAGGVLAGYPMVDIEVTLFDGSYHDVDSSEMAFKLAASMGFKQACRSAAAGAVILEPMMKVEIETPEEYMGDVIGDVNKRRGQVQSMDERAGVKLVTALIPLSEMFGYSTDLRSMSQGRATYAMLFDSYAEVPKNVSEEIIAKRNG; encoded by the coding sequence ATGGCTAGAAAAACACCACTTTCAAAAGTTAGAAACATTGGTATTGCTGCTCACATTGATGCAGGAAAAACAACAACAACAGAAAGAATTTTATTCTATACTGGTGTATCTCACAAAATTGGTGAGGTTCACGAGGGTGCTGCAACTATGGACTGGATGGAGCAAGAGCAAGAAAGAGGTATTACAATTACTTCTGCTGCTACAACTTGTTTCTGGAATCACCCAAAAACAAATGAACAACTACAAGTAAACATCATTGACACTCCAGGTCACGTTGACTTCACAATTGAAGTTGAGAGATCTATGAGAGTTCTTGATGGTGCTGTAGCTGTATTTTGTTCAGTAGGTGGAGTTCAACCTCAATCTGAAACAGTTTGGAGACAAGCAAATAAATATGGTGTACCAAGAATTATCTATGTAAACAAAATGGATAGAACTGGTGCAAACTTTTTTAATGTTGAAAAACAAGTTTCTGAAAGATTAAAAGCTAATCCTGTTCCAATTCAAATTCCTATCGGTGCTGAAGATGAGTTCAAGGGTGTAATTGATTTAGTTAAAATGAAAGCTATCGTATGGGATGACGATGCTGCTATGGGTTCTGCATACTCTGAAGAAGAAATTCCAGCTGAATTATTAGAGCAAGCTGAAGAATATAGAGAAAAAATGGTAGAAGCTGCTGCTGAATCAGATGAAGCTTTAATGGAAAAATACTTTGAAGATGGTGATTTATCTGAAGATGAAATCATTGCAGGTATTAAAAAACAAACTTTAGCTATGGCTATTACTCCAATGGTTTGTGGTACATCTTTTAAAAATAAAGGTGTTCAAACTTTACTTGATGCTGTTGCTTTATATTTACCAGCACCAACTGAAGTTGCTGACATTAAGGGTGAAACTCAAGATGGTGATGCTGTAATCGTTCCTTCAACTGATGAAGGTGAAGTTGCTGCATTAGCATTCAAAATTATGACTGACCCATTTGTTGGACAATTAACATTTACAAGAGTTTATAGAGGTGTTTTAGAATCTGGAACATATGTAATGAACTCTACAAAAATGAAAAAAGAAAGAATCGGAAGATTACTTAAAATGCACGCAAATAATAGAGAAGAAATTACTCAATTATTCGCAGGTGAAATCGGTGCAGTTGTTGGTTTAAAAACAACTATTACTGGTGATACATTAGCTTCTGAAAAAGATCCTGTAATTTTAGAAAGAATGGATTTCCCGGATCCAGTTATTTCTGTTGCAGTTGAGCCAAAAACTAAAGCTGACCAAGAAAAAATGGGTATTGCTTTAGGTAAATTAGCTGAAGAAGATCCATCATTCAGAGTAAATACTGATGAAGAGTCTGGACAAACTATTATTTCAGGAATGGGTGAGTTACACTTAGAAATCCTTGTAGATAGAATGAAAAGAGAATTCAAAGTTGAAGCTGAAGTAGGTGCTCCACAAGTTGCATATAGAGAAACTATCAAAAATGCAGTTAAACAAGAGTACAAATATGCTAAGCAATCTGGTGGTAAAGGTCAATATGGTCACGTATTCTTAGATATTAAACCATTACCTGCTGGATCTGAAGATAACTATAAATTCAACAACGAAATTAAAGGTGGGGTTGTACCAAAAGAGTATATTCCTGCAGTTCAAAAAGGTTGTGAAGAAGCTATGGCAGGTGGTGTACTTGCTGGTTATCCAATGGTTGATATTGAAGTTACATTATTTGATGGTTCTTACCACGACGTTGACTCATCTGAAATGGCGTTTAAATTAGCTGCTTCTATGGGATTCAAACAAGCTTGTAGATCTGCAGCAGCTGGTGCAGTAATCTTAGAGCCAATGATGAAAGTTGAAATCGAAACTCCTGAAGAGTATATGGGAGATGTTATCGGTGACGTTAACAAAAGAAGAGGACAAGTTCAATCTATGGATGAAAGAGCTGGTGTTAAACTAGTTACTGCTTTAATTCCATTATCTGAAATGTTCGGATACTCTACTGACTTAAGATCTATGTCTCAAGGTAGAGCAACTTATGCAATGTTATTTGATTCATATGCAGAAGTTCCAAAGAATGTTTCTGAAGAAATTATTGCTAAGAGAAACGGTTAA
- a CDS encoding ankyrin repeat domain-containing protein, producing MIGKLFKKTADDLIEEIKSKNFNESKADSILEHININHTNQNLQNFLHIATLENKPKAVKWLLKNKINVREVDGEGQTALLIASKYNYIECIEELIKYDVDVNRVDYDRTSAIEYIIENNLVDIYKKIKHKVTDVNKKNHQGLTLLQVAIKNKSIEIVEDLLDNPNLENKHQILFYNETFLDEEIFKLLIPRFDKFSTVDEHQRNALFYIVENGVKSKKLFAPFTQIVDIDHVDEKGNNILLHLLSIVLEKEKNIQNDLVEDFNEAQEELENLIQMIPLVANSGINFETCNYANETAISLPVRYKSIRVLNLLLDCEIDINIKNRDRQTALSQSIIRDSSYMEINHVLIDFGADPNIKDKENVTAIEKLIEAILTVKSDKKPRFSEISSDTDYITLLEAVLQNTNANLTMLNSKREPYFFEALRYGNFDLIKLLIKHGADVNQTDMEGIHILYKYMEEGLKEENEIKKKKYYENLGTILLLGANVNATDSFGGVVLHKAILNLDINVVRILMKNGANLKAVDNKGRHMLHNSVWKNDLKMFKYIYAHCQEQLNKPDKFGVLPINYAAFLGYSKIVSEMIQLEAHINNPHKKTKYILTFLKKFHDNLPKLLEETKDRLKKEKVTKLIENMKKEFEVID from the coding sequence ATGATAGGAAAACTATTTAAAAAAACTGCGGATGATTTAATTGAAGAGATAAAAAGTAAAAATTTTAACGAATCAAAAGCAGATTCAATTTTAGAACATATAAATATTAATCATACAAATCAAAACTTACAAAACTTTTTACATATTGCAACTTTAGAAAATAAACCTAAAGCTGTAAAGTGGTTACTTAAAAATAAAATAAATGTAAGAGAAGTTGATGGAGAAGGTCAAACTGCTTTATTGATTGCTTCAAAATATAATTATATTGAATGTATTGAAGAGTTAATCAAATATGATGTTGATGTTAATAGAGTAGATTATGATAGAACTTCTGCTATAGAGTATATTATTGAAAATAACTTAGTAGATATTTATAAGAAAATTAAACATAAGGTAACTGATGTAAATAAAAAAAATCATCAAGGATTAACCCTACTTCAAGTTGCTATTAAAAATAAATCAATTGAGATAGTAGAAGATTTATTAGATAATCCAAATTTAGAGAATAAACATCAAATACTTTTTTATAATGAGACTTTTTTAGATGAAGAGATTTTCAAACTATTAATTCCTAGGTTTGACAAATTTAGTACAGTAGATGAACATCAAAGAAATGCACTTTTTTATATTGTTGAAAATGGAGTAAAAAGTAAAAAGTTATTTGCTCCTTTTACACAAATTGTTGATATAGACCATGTTGATGAAAAAGGAAATAATATCTTATTACATCTTCTTTCTATAGTTTTAGAAAAAGAGAAAAATATTCAAAATGATTTAGTTGAAGATTTTAATGAGGCACAAGAAGAGTTAGAAAATTTAATTCAAATGATACCTCTTGTTGCAAATAGTGGAATTAATTTTGAAACTTGCAACTATGCAAATGAAACTGCTATTTCTTTACCCGTAAGATATAAATCAATAAGAGTTTTAAATCTTTTATTAGATTGTGAAATAGATATTAATATAAAAAATAGGGATAGACAAACAGCACTTAGTCAATCTATTATTAGAGATTCAAGTTATATGGAAATAAATCATGTTCTAATAGATTTTGGAGCGGATCCTAATATTAAAGATAAAGAAAATGTTACAGCTATTGAAAAATTAATTGAAGCTATCCTAACAGTCAAAAGTGATAAAAAACCTAGATTTTCAGAAATTAGTTCAGATACTGATTATATAACATTACTTGAAGCTGTTTTACAAAATACAAATGCAAATCTTACAATGCTTAATTCTAAAAGAGAACCCTACTTTTTTGAAGCCTTAAGATATGGAAATTTTGATTTAATAAAACTTCTTATTAAGCATGGAGCAGATGTAAACCAAACAGATATGGAAGGAATTCATATTCTTTATAAATATATGGAAGAGGGTTTAAAAGAAGAGAATGAAATAAAAAAGAAAAAGTACTATGAAAATCTTGGTACTATTTTACTTCTTGGAGCAAATGTAAATGCAACTGACTCATTTGGTGGAGTTGTTCTTCATAAAGCAATTTTAAATCTTGATATCAATGTAGTTAGAATTCTTATGAAAAATGGAGCAAATCTAAAAGCAGTTGATAATAAAGGTAGACATATGCTTCATAACTCAGTTTGGAAAAATGATTTAAAGATGTTTAAATATATCTATGCTCATTGTCAAGAGCAATTAAATAAACCAGATAAGTTTGGAGTATTACCAATTAACTATGCAGCTTTTCTTGGATATTCAAAAATTGTATCAGAGATGATTCAACTTGAAGCACATATAAATAATCCTCATAAAAAGACAAAATACATCTTAACTTTCTTAAAAAAGTTTCATGATAATTTACCAAAATTATTAGAAGAGACAAAAGATAGATTAAAAAAAGAGAAAGTAACTAAATTAATAGAAAATATGAAAAAAGAGTTTGAGGTTATAGACTAA